A region from the Candidatus Obscuribacterales bacterium genome encodes:
- a CDS encoding zinc ABC transporter substrate-binding protein has translation MVQNQGLLRRFSFAIASTVVIGLGSCASEPTGVTDEDLTQGDAVEQADDLQVITTFVPITQFTKAVAGDRAEVIQLLPANVGPHDYQAKPSDVQAIADADVLVKNGLEMEFFLDDLVANAGNADLVVIDTSEGVAVLSNEDVEGHSHDHGDDHGDEHGHDHGDDPDHNHGDDQAA, from the coding sequence ATGGTTCAAAATCAGGGATTATTGCGCCGGTTCTCGTTTGCGATCGCCTCCACGGTGGTGATTGGATTGGGAAGTTGTGCGTCTGAGCCAACGGGCGTGACCGATGAGGATCTAACCCAGGGCGATGCCGTTGAACAGGCCGATGATCTACAGGTGATCACTACCTTTGTACCCATCACCCAGTTCACCAAAGCCGTAGCGGGCGATCGCGCTGAGGTAATTCAACTGCTGCCGGCCAATGTTGGCCCCCATGATTACCAAGCGAAACCATCGGATGTGCAGGCGATCGCCGATGCAGACGTGTTGGTGAAGAACGGCCTGGAAATGGAGTTTTTCTTAGATGATCTCGTTGCTAATGCTGGTAACGCAGATCTCGTGGTGATTGATACCAGTGAAGGGGTTGCCGTTCTCTCCAACGAGGATGTGGAAGGTCACAGCCACGATCACGGCGATGACCACGGTGATGAGCATGGCCACGATCACGGTGATGACCCTGATCATAACCACGGTGATGATCAGGCAGCAGA